The following coding sequences are from one Salvia hispanica cultivar TCC Black 2014 chromosome 3, UniMelb_Shisp_WGS_1.0, whole genome shotgun sequence window:
- the LOC125212409 gene encoding 60S ribosomal protein L44 — protein MVNVPKTKKTYCKSKECKKHTLHKVTQYKKGKDSLAAQGKRRYDRKQSGYGGQTKPVFHKKAKTTKKIVLRLQCQGCKHVSQHPIKRCKHFEIGGDKKGKGTSLF, from the exons ATG GTGAACGTTCCAAAGACCAAAAAGACTTACTGCAAGTCAAAGGAGTGCAAGAAGCACACCTTGCATAAGGTCACCCAGTATAAGAAGGGAAAGGACAGCTTAGCTGCTCAAGGGAAGAGGCGTTATGATCGCAAGCAGTCAGGCTATGGTGGCCAGACCAAGCCCGTCTTCCACAAGAAG GCCAAAACAACCAAGAAGATTGTGTTGAGGCTGCAGTGCCAGGGCTGCAAGCATGTCTCCCAACACCCGATCAAG AGGTGCAAGCATTTCGAAATCGGTGGGGACAAAAAGGGCAAGGGAACGTCCCTCTTCTAA
- the LOC125210635 gene encoding glycine-rich RNA-binding protein 3, mitochondrial-like: MALFRKAASLLGRTVGSRVSRETSVSNPSIFQAIRCMSSSKVFVGGLSYQTDENSLREAFDKYGQVVEARVILDRETQRSRGFGFVTFATAEEASAAIQALDQQELHGRQVKVNYANDRPRGFGGGGFGGGGGGYGGGGGGYGGGGYSGGGGGYGGGGYNGGGGGYGGAGGGYGGGGYPAAGESQTSGDAQGYGGDSGSYASGAADSGSYRDYDAPENFADKRG, from the exons ATGGCTTTGTTTAGAAAAGCTGCGAGTCTTTTGGGGAGGACCGTGGGCAGCCGAGTGAGTCGGGAAACATCAGTGTCCAACCCCTCGATTTTTCAAGCAATAAGATGCATGTCAAGTTCAAAGGTTTTTGTAGGAG GACTTTCTTACCAGACAGATGAAAACAGTCTTAGAGAGGCTTTTGACAAGTATGGACAAGTTGTGGAAG CACGGGTGATTCTTGACCGTGAAACTCAGAGATCCAGAGGATTCGGGTTTGTTACGTTTGCTACTGCTGAGGAGGCATCAGCTGCCATTCAGGCTCTGGATCAGCAG GAACTCCATGGTCGTCAAGTGAAGGTCAACTATGCAAATGATAGGCCACGAGGCTTCGGTGGTGGAGGTTTTGGAGGTGGTGGCGGTGGCTATGGTGGAGGCGGCGGTGGTTATGGTGGTGGAGGCTACAGTGGAGGTGGTGGCGGTTATGGTGGTGGCGGCTACAATGGAGGTGGCGGCGGCTATGGTGGAGCTGGTGGCGGTTATGGTGGTGGAGGCTATCCTGCAGCTGGAGAGAGCCAAACCAGTGGTGATGCTCAGGGATACGGTGGCGATTCTGGTAGCTATGCCTCAGGCGCAGCGGATAGTGGAAGCTACAGAGACTACGATGCCCCGGAAAATTTTGCTGATAAACGGGGTTGA
- the LOC125215722 gene encoding uncharacterized protein LOC125215722: MDVWVVAAAAGAGYVVQRLKNLGGGKNKWVDLSSENLNGVKTKSSGSRHRLGDKTGPFNSVLSRKSNGEEMSNRERDKGCEAVSDLEITSTSGYEDDNMVMGSSLAQNPDVEDAQGDLESRLPFDSSGGFASDISPRRLSSEIVFSSSSSRRRRSGLKSRRFDSQSIKPQTSLQSCLMAQLYEECDESEEYARNSLGKPRLRPFLVTDGSRIISTAPCESLTEPIGTAGGERWVRKDGYSQVNSAVCGIPALPNIEPAEFGKRAKTREKQKHVFQGIHSSKASHGDHHANAQGPSNRALLFYFGLTLGVVSSFMANKQEVERMKSLLKQNENLVQDLQEELEMKDSLTVKELATNNYESNDVHVDYCTNDTVLPSSLKEKFDEESCHEKPEEQSLYAIEAELEVELQRLESSMNSSSLEGKLYNLSGFDPDFVSDFHEGKLRSRSFAAEFHGESDESRSSTPRSCPYPVSPRELSLRLHQVIQSRLEDRIKELETALQNSQQKSKYMGSKHVHPWRELSGSGTQNSSTRDSPIARSGHESMDEPVVISLSGEALAAYNEAYEVFTKVSESDDEDFQAGFENGYHAEYDLNEVQETVFDQRTEEDLYSPQNNALGCRRDESEDCDEDDEIERLLIKQIVEKAKQGSPAVLKAQREFLLLNIENEH, translated from the exons ATGGATGTTTGGGTGGTTGCTGCAGCTGCTGGTGCTGGCTATGTAGTTCAACGTCTCAAGAATCTCGGTGGGGGTAAGAATAAATGGGTAGATTTGTCGTCTGAGAATCTTAACGGTGTTAAAACTAAGTCCTCCGGTAGCAGACACAGGCTCGGGGACAAGACCGGTCCATTTAATAGTGTGTTGTCGAGGAAAAGTAATGGGGAGGAAATGTCCAACAGAGAACGAGACAAGGGTTGTGAAGCTGTTTCTGACCTTGAAATCACTTCTACTAGTGGATATGAAGATGATAACATGGTAATGGGAAGTTCTTTAGCTCAGAATCCAGACGTTGAAGACGCTCAAGGGGATTTGGAAAGTAGATTACCTTTCGACAGTAGTGGAGGTTTTGCTAGTGATATATCGCCTCGTCGTTTATCAAGTGAGATAGTGTTTTCCTCTAGTTCTAGTAGGAGAAGGAGAAGTGGCCTGAAGAGTCGGAGATTTGATAGTCAATCCATAAAGCCACAGACTTCTCTCCAGAGTTGTCTTATGGCCCAGTTGTACGAGGAATGCGATGAAAGTGAAGAATATGCGCGCAATTCATTGGGGAAACCACGTTTGAGGCCATTTCTTGTCACTGATGGAAGTAGGATAATTAGCACGGCACCGTGTGAATCCCTCACTGAACCAATTGGAACAGCAGGAGGGGAACGGTGGGTAAGGAAGGATGGGTACTCACAAGTAAATTCGGCTGTATGTGGCATTCCAGCACTGCCTAATATCGAACCTGCAGAGTTTGGGAAGAGAGCTAAAACAAGAGAGAAACAGAAGCATGTGTTTCAAGGAATTCACTCTAGCAAAGCTTCCCATGGTGATCACCACGCCAATGCACAAG GACCATCCAACAGGGCTcttcttttctatttcgggCTAACGTTGGGTGTAGTATCTTCTTTCATGGCAAACAAACAAGAAGTCGAACGGATGAAAAGCTTGTTGAAGCAGAATGAGAATCTGGTCCAAGATCTACAGGAGGAACTTGAGATGAAAGATTCCTTAACTGTAAAGGAGCTTGCTACGAATAATTACGAATCAAATGATGTACATGTTGATTATTGCACCAATGATACAGTGCTTCCTTCATCTCTCAAAGAGAAATTTGATGAAGAGTCTTGCCATGAGAAACCCGAGGAGCAATCATTATATGCAATCGAAGCAGAGCTTGAAGTGGAGTTGCAGAGATTGGAATCAAGCATGAATTCATCCAGTTTGGAAGGGAAACTTTACAATCTATCAGGG TTTGATCCAGACTTTGTATCAGATTTTCACGAGGGAAAGTTGAGGTCTCGCTCGTTTGCTGCCGAGTTTCATGGTGAGAGTGATGAAAGCCGAAGCTCCACCCCACGCTCTTGCCCCTATCCAGTGTCCCCTAGAGAGCTGAGTTTGCGTCTGCATCAAGTCATCCAATCAAGACTAGAAGATCGGATAAAGGAGCTTGAGACGGCGCTTCAGAACAGTCAGCAGAAGTCGAAGTACATGGGATCCAAGCATGTCCATCCCTGGAGAGAGCTATCAGGCTCTGGAACACAAAACTCTTCTACACGCGACAGCCCAATTGCTAGAAGCGGACACGAGTCCATGGATGAACCTGTCGTCATCAGTTTATCAGGGGAAGCACTGGCTGCCTACAATGAGGCCTATGAAGTGTTCACAAAGGTCTCTGAGTCAGACGACGAAGATTTCCAAGCTGGGTTCGAGAATGGATATCATGCCGAGTATGATTTGAATGAGGTTCAGGAAACGGTGTTTGATCAGCGAACGGAGGAAGATCTTTATTCACCGCAGAACAATGCCTTGGGCTGCAGAAGGGACGAAAGCGAAGATTGTGACGAGGACGACGAGATAGAGAGACTGCTGATAAAGCAAATAGTAGAGAAGGCTAAACAAGGCTCTCCTGCAGTTTTGAAAGCTCAGAGagaatttttgttgttgaataTTGAAAATGAGCATTGA